A genomic region of Streptomyces sp. NBC_00247 contains the following coding sequences:
- a CDS encoding helix-turn-helix transcriptional regulator, whose product MKYVGEAPQEELATGERPTRNRIARSILDHGPSTAADLAKRLGLTQAAVRRHLDALACDRVVEAREQRVYGTRTRGRPAKVFALTDSGRDAFDQSYDKLAAEALRWIAETAGDEAVVAFARSRMAAQADKYRAAVEAAAPEDRTAALARALSVDGYAATARSAPGPQQAEQLCQHHCPVAHVAEQFPQLCEAETEFFSELLGTHVQRLATLAHGDGVCTTYVPKGGPGGGTTDAGAPPQTTTSVSASTAGRNPA is encoded by the coding sequence GTGAAATACGTTGGCGAGGCTCCGCAGGAGGAACTCGCGACCGGTGAGCGCCCGACGCGCAACCGGATCGCGCGCTCCATCCTGGACCACGGCCCGTCCACCGCCGCCGACCTCGCGAAGCGGCTCGGCCTCACCCAGGCCGCCGTCCGGCGCCACCTGGACGCCCTCGCCTGCGACCGAGTCGTCGAAGCCCGTGAGCAGCGGGTCTACGGCACCCGCACCCGCGGGCGGCCCGCCAAGGTGTTCGCGTTGACGGACAGCGGCCGGGACGCCTTCGACCAGTCGTACGACAAGCTCGCGGCCGAGGCGCTGCGCTGGATCGCCGAGACCGCGGGCGACGAGGCGGTCGTCGCGTTCGCCCGCTCCCGGATGGCGGCCCAGGCGGACAAGTACCGCGCGGCGGTCGAAGCCGCCGCCCCCGAGGACCGGACAGCGGCCCTGGCCAGGGCCTTGTCCGTGGACGGGTACGCTGCTACGGCGCGCAGCGCGCCGGGCCCCCAGCAGGCCGAGCAGCTCTGCCAGCACCACTGCCCGGTCGCACACGTCGCCGAGCAGTTCCCGCAGCTGTGCGAGGCGGAGACGGAATTCTTCTCCGAACTGCTCGGGACCCATGTACAGCGTCTGGCCACCCTCGCCCACGGCGACGGCGTGTGCACGACGTACGTACCCAAGGGCGGTCCGGGCGGCGGTACCACCGACGCCGGCGCGCCCCCACAGACCACCACCTCAGTATCAGCCAGCACTGCCGGGAGGAACCCCGCATGA
- a CDS encoding ABC transporter permease gives MSAGTYAPRPGAAPLTRMIAAQTALETRMLLRNGEQLLLTVIIPALLLVLFGSVDIVDTGAGDPVDFLTPGILALAVMSTAFTGQAIATGFERRYGVLKRLGASPLPRWALMASKTLSVLVTEVLQVVLLTVIAFALGWSPHGNPLSVLLLLVLGTAAFSGLGLLMAGTLKAEATLAAANLVFLLLLVGGGVIVPMEKFPDAVASALGLLPIAALSDGLRDVLQHGAGVPWGDLGILAVWSVLGLGAAAKFFRWE, from the coding sequence ATGAGCGCCGGTACGTACGCCCCCCGCCCGGGCGCCGCCCCGCTGACCCGGATGATCGCCGCGCAGACCGCGCTGGAGACCCGGATGCTGCTGCGCAACGGCGAACAGCTGCTGCTGACGGTGATCATCCCGGCGCTGCTGCTGGTGCTCTTCGGCTCGGTCGACATCGTGGACACCGGCGCCGGCGACCCGGTCGACTTCCTGACGCCCGGCATCCTCGCGCTGGCCGTGATGTCCACCGCCTTCACCGGCCAGGCCATCGCCACCGGCTTCGAGCGCCGTTACGGCGTCCTGAAGCGGCTCGGCGCCTCCCCGCTGCCGAGGTGGGCGCTGATGGCCTCCAAGACACTGTCGGTCCTGGTGACCGAGGTCCTCCAGGTGGTCCTGCTGACGGTGATCGCCTTCGCGCTGGGCTGGTCACCGCACGGCAACCCCCTCTCCGTGCTGCTCCTGCTGGTGCTGGGCACCGCCGCCTTCTCCGGGCTCGGGCTGCTGATGGCCGGGACGCTGAAGGCGGAGGCGACCCTCGCGGCGGCGAACCTGGTCTTCCTGCTGCTGCTGGTCGGCGGCGGGGTGATCGTGCCGATGGAGAAGTTCCCTGACGCGGTGGCCTCGGCGCTCGGCCTGCTGCCGATCGCGGCCCTCTCGGACGGCCTGCGGGACGTCCTCCAGCACGGTGCGGGCGTCCCCTGGGGCGATCTGGGCATCCTGGCCGTCTGGTCGGTGCTGGGGCTCGGCGCGGCGGCGAAGTTCTTCCGCTGGGAGTAG
- the tkt gene encoding transketolase — MSTKPTTTDLQWTELDQRAVDTARVLAADAVQKVGNGHPGTAMSLAPAAYTLFQKVMRHDPADADWTGRDRFVLSAGHSSLTLYIQLYLAGYGLELDDLKSFRTWGSKTPGHPEYGHTTGVETTTGPLGQGVANAVGMAMAARYERGLFDPDAAPGTSPFDHDIWVIAGDGCLQEGISAEASSMAGHQKLGNLTLLWDDNHISIEGDTETAVSEDTLKRYEAYGWHVQRVEQQPNGDLDPAGLYKALLAAKAETERPSFIAARSIIAWPAPHAQNTEAAHGSALGADEVAATKKVLGFDPEKSFEVPDEVIAHTREALDRGRDAKAVWEKSFAAWRTANPERAAEFDRIDAGELPEGWEEKLPVFETGTSVATRAASGKVLQALGEVIPELWGGSADLAGSNNTTIDKTSSFLPAGNPLPEANPYGRTIHFGIREHSMAAEMNGIALHGNTRVYGGTFLVFSDYMRNAVRLSALMHVPVTYVWTHDSIGLGEDGPTHQPVEHIASLRAIPGLNVVRPADANETAIAWREIQRRWTKVFGKGAPHGLALTRQGVPVYEANDDAAKGGYVLFEADGGEPQVVLIGTGSEVHLAVEAREQLQAAGVPTRVVSMPCVEWFEEQTPEYRESVLPKAVKARVAVEAGIGLTWYRYVGDAGRIVSLEHFGASADAKVLFREFGFTPEHVVAAARESLDAAAR, encoded by the coding sequence GTGAGCACCAAGCCGACCACCACAGACCTTCAGTGGACCGAATTGGACCAGCGGGCCGTGGACACTGCCCGCGTCCTCGCGGCGGATGCCGTACAGAAGGTCGGAAACGGCCACCCGGGCACGGCGATGAGCCTGGCTCCGGCCGCGTACACGCTCTTCCAGAAGGTGATGCGGCACGACCCCGCCGACGCCGACTGGACGGGCCGCGACCGTTTCGTGCTGTCCGCGGGCCACTCCAGCCTGACCCTGTACATCCAGCTCTACCTGGCCGGTTACGGCCTGGAGCTGGATGACCTGAAGTCCTTCCGCACCTGGGGCTCGAAGACCCCGGGCCACCCGGAGTACGGGCACACCACCGGTGTCGAGACCACCACCGGCCCGCTGGGCCAGGGTGTCGCCAACGCCGTCGGCATGGCCATGGCCGCCCGCTACGAGCGCGGCCTGTTCGACCCGGACGCCGCCCCGGGCACCTCGCCCTTCGACCACGACATCTGGGTCATCGCCGGTGACGGCTGCCTCCAGGAGGGCATCTCCGCCGAGGCGTCCTCGATGGCCGGCCACCAGAAGCTCGGCAACCTGACGCTGCTCTGGGACGACAACCACATCTCGATCGAGGGCGACACGGAGACCGCGGTCTCCGAGGACACCCTGAAGCGGTACGAGGCGTACGGCTGGCACGTCCAGCGCGTCGAGCAGCAGCCCAACGGCGACCTGGACCCGGCGGGCCTGTACAAGGCGCTGCTGGCCGCCAAGGCCGAGACGGAGCGCCCGTCGTTCATCGCGGCCCGCTCGATCATCGCCTGGCCCGCCCCGCACGCCCAGAACACCGAGGCCGCGCACGGCTCGGCGCTCGGCGCCGACGAGGTCGCCGCGACCAAGAAGGTCCTCGGCTTCGACCCGGAGAAGAGCTTCGAGGTCCCCGACGAGGTCATCGCCCACACCCGTGAGGCGCTGGACCGCGGCCGTGACGCCAAGGCCGTGTGGGAGAAGTCCTTCGCCGCCTGGCGCACCGCCAACCCGGAGCGCGCCGCCGAGTTCGACCGCATCGACGCGGGCGAGCTGCCCGAGGGCTGGGAGGAGAAGCTCCCCGTCTTCGAGACCGGCACCTCCGTCGCCACCCGTGCCGCGTCCGGCAAGGTGCTCCAGGCCCTCGGTGAGGTCATCCCCGAGCTGTGGGGCGGTTCCGCCGACCTCGCCGGCTCGAACAACACCACGATCGACAAGACGTCGTCGTTCCTCCCGGCCGGCAACCCGCTGCCCGAGGCGAACCCGTACGGCCGCACGATCCACTTCGGCATCCGCGAGCACTCCATGGCCGCGGAGATGAACGGCATCGCGCTGCACGGCAACACCCGCGTCTACGGCGGCACCTTCCTGGTGTTCTCCGACTACATGCGCAACGCCGTCCGGCTGTCCGCGCTGATGCACGTACCGGTGACGTACGTCTGGACCCACGACTCCATCGGTCTGGGCGAGGACGGCCCGACGCACCAGCCGGTCGAGCACATCGCCTCGCTGCGCGCCATCCCGGGCCTGAACGTCGTGCGCCCGGCCGACGCCAACGAGACCGCCATCGCCTGGCGCGAGATCCAGCGCCGCTGGACCAAGGTCTTCGGCAAGGGCGCCCCGCACGGTCTGGCGCTGACCCGCCAGGGCGTGCCGGTGTACGAGGCGAACGACGACGCGGCCAAGGGCGGCTACGTGCTGTTCGAGGCCGACGGCGGCGAGCCCCAGGTCGTCCTCATCGGCACCGGTTCCGAGGTCCACCTCGCCGTCGAGGCGCGCGAGCAGCTCCAGGCGGCCGGCGTGCCGACCCGGGTCGTCTCGATGCCGTGCGTCGAGTGGTTCGAGGAGCAGACCCCGGAGTACCGCGAGAGCGTACTGCCGAAGGCCGTCAAGGCCCGGGTCGCCGTCGAGGCGGGCATCGGCCTGACCTGGTACCGGTACGTGGGTGACGCGGGCCGCATCGTGTCGCTGGAGCACTTCGGTGCCTCGGCCGACGCGAAGGTGCTGTTCCGCGAGTTCGGATTCACCCCCGAGCACGTGGTCGCCGCCGCCCGGGAATCTCTCGACGCCGCCGCGCGCTGA
- a CDS encoding ABC transporter ATP-binding protein encodes MSNEPVVRVEGLVKRYGAKTAVDGLDLSVAAGTVTAVLGPNGAGKTTTIETCEGYRRPDAGTVRVLGLDPVTDAALLRPRVGVMLQSGGVYSGARAEEMLRHMAKLHAHPLDVDALIERLGLGGCGRTTYRRLSGGQQQRLALAMAVVGRPELVFLDEPTAGLDPQARRATWDLVRELRADGVSAVLTTHFMDEAEELADDVAIVDAGRVVAQGSPEELCRGGAENTLRFSGRPGLDLGSLIKALPDGSGAAEPVPGSYRISGTIDPQLLATVTSWCAQHGVMPDGIAVERHTLEDVFLELTGKELRA; translated from the coding sequence ATGAGCAACGAGCCTGTCGTACGGGTCGAAGGCCTGGTGAAGCGGTACGGCGCCAAGACAGCCGTCGACGGACTCGATCTGAGCGTCGCGGCGGGCACGGTGACCGCGGTCCTGGGCCCCAACGGCGCCGGCAAGACCACCACGATCGAGACGTGCGAGGGCTACCGCCGCCCCGACGCCGGCACCGTCCGCGTGCTCGGCCTCGACCCCGTCACCGACGCGGCCCTGCTGCGCCCGAGGGTCGGCGTCATGCTCCAGTCCGGCGGCGTCTACTCCGGCGCGCGCGCCGAGGAGATGCTCCGCCACATGGCGAAGCTGCACGCGCACCCGCTCGACGTCGACGCCCTGATCGAACGCCTCGGGCTCGGCGGCTGCGGGCGCACCACCTACCGGCGCCTCTCCGGCGGCCAGCAGCAGCGCCTCGCGCTCGCCATGGCCGTCGTCGGCCGCCCCGAGCTGGTGTTCCTGGACGAGCCCACCGCCGGGCTCGACCCGCAAGCCCGCCGTGCCACCTGGGACCTCGTGCGCGAGCTGCGCGCCGACGGCGTGTCCGCCGTGCTCACCACCCACTTCATGGACGAGGCAGAGGAGCTCGCCGACGACGTCGCCATCGTCGACGCCGGGCGTGTCGTCGCCCAGGGCAGCCCCGAGGAGCTGTGCCGGGGCGGCGCCGAGAACACCCTGCGCTTCTCCGGGCGCCCCGGGCTCGACCTCGGCTCGCTCATCAAGGCGCTGCCGGACGGTTCCGGGGCGGCCGAGCCCGTCCCCGGCTCCTACCGCATCTCCGGGACGATCGACCCGCAGCTGCTCGCCACCGTCACCTCCTGGTGCGCCCAGCACGGGGTCATGCCGGACGGCATCGCCGTCGAGCGGCACACCCTGGAGGACGTCTTCCTGGAACTCACCGGCAAGGAGCTGCGCGCATGA
- a CDS encoding heme o synthase, whose amino-acid sequence MCVTAVESRPAGVALTPSPGGHRPFGARIKAFVALTKPRIIELLLITTVPVMFLAAQGVPDLWLVLATTVGGYISAGGANALNMYIDRDIDALMDRTSQRPLVTGMVSPRECLAFGITLGVVSTVWFGLLVNWLSAALSLGALLFYVVVYTMLLKRRTAQNIVWGGIAGCMPVLIGWSSVTNSVSWAAVILFAVIFFWTPPHYWPLSMKVKDDYARVGVPMLPVVATNRVVARQIVIYSWVMVAVSLLLTPLGYTGWFYTVVALLSGGFWLWEAHGLQNRAKAGISGAKLKEMRLFHWSITYVSLLFVAVAVDPFLR is encoded by the coding sequence GTGTGCGTGACGGCCGTCGAGTCCCGACCCGCAGGGGTCGCCTTGACTCCGAGCCCAGGGGGCCATCGCCCGTTCGGGGCCCGCATCAAGGCATTCGTGGCGCTGACGAAGCCGCGGATCATCGAGCTGTTGCTCATCACCACCGTTCCGGTGATGTTCCTGGCCGCTCAGGGTGTGCCCGACCTGTGGCTCGTTCTCGCTACCACCGTCGGCGGATACATCTCCGCGGGCGGTGCCAATGCGCTCAACATGTACATCGACCGCGACATCGACGCGTTGATGGACCGCACGTCCCAGCGCCCGCTGGTCACCGGAATGGTGAGCCCGCGCGAGTGCCTGGCCTTCGGCATCACCCTCGGGGTCGTCTCGACCGTCTGGTTCGGGCTGCTGGTCAACTGGCTCTCGGCGGCGCTCAGCCTCGGCGCGCTCCTCTTCTACGTCGTCGTCTACACGATGCTGCTGAAGCGGCGCACCGCCCAGAACATCGTCTGGGGCGGTATCGCCGGCTGCATGCCGGTCCTCATCGGCTGGTCGTCGGTGACGAACTCGGTCTCCTGGGCCGCGGTCATCCTCTTCGCGGTCATCTTCTTCTGGACGCCCCCGCACTACTGGCCGCTCTCCATGAAGGTGAAGGACGACTACGCCCGCGTCGGCGTCCCGATGCTGCCGGTGGTTGCCACGAACCGGGTGGTCGCCCGCCAGATCGTCATCTACAGCTGGGTGATGGTCGCGGTCTCGCTGCTCCTGACCCCGCTCGGTTACACGGGCTGGTTCTACACCGTGGTGGCGCTGCTCTCCGGCGGCTTCTGGCTCTGGGAGGCGCACGGCCTGCAGAACCGGGCCAAGGCCGGGATCTCCGGTGCGAAGCTGAAGGAGATGCGGCTGTTCCACTGGTCCATCACCTACGTATCGCTCCTCTTCGTCGCCGTCGCGGTGGACCCCTTCCTCCGCTGA
- a CDS encoding SAM-dependent methyltransferase, which translates to MDLPRVFTISESSHRIHNPFTPGKLAALGEALHLPPGATVLDLASGSGEMLCTWARDHGVTGTGVDISTVFTGRARARAAELGVADRVRFVHGDACGHVCDEPVDVAACVGATWIGGGVAGTAELLERSLRPGGLMLIGEPYWLREVPDEETARACRAGGKDDFLPLPELVERFGGLGYDVVEMVLASQDSWDRYQAAQWLNLRRWLDADPGDELAPEMREELTTGPARYTRYQREYLGWGVFALMRR; encoded by the coding sequence GTGGATCTGCCACGCGTCTTCACCATCAGCGAGAGTAGCCACCGCATCCACAACCCCTTCACCCCGGGCAAGCTCGCCGCCCTGGGCGAGGCCCTGCACCTGCCCCCCGGGGCCACGGTGCTCGACCTGGCCAGCGGGTCGGGAGAGATGCTCTGCACCTGGGCCCGGGACCACGGCGTCACCGGCACCGGGGTGGACATCAGCACGGTCTTCACCGGGCGGGCGCGTGCGCGCGCCGCCGAACTGGGCGTCGCCGACCGGGTGCGCTTCGTCCACGGCGACGCCTGCGGCCACGTCTGCGACGAACCGGTCGACGTCGCGGCGTGTGTCGGCGCCACCTGGATCGGCGGCGGCGTGGCCGGCACCGCGGAACTGCTGGAACGCAGCCTGCGGCCGGGCGGCCTGATGCTGATCGGCGAGCCGTACTGGCTGAGGGAGGTCCCGGACGAGGAGACCGCCCGAGCCTGCCGCGCCGGCGGCAAGGACGACTTCCTTCCGCTGCCGGAGCTGGTCGAGCGGTTCGGCGGTCTCGGCTACGACGTGGTCGAGATGGTCCTGGCCTCCCAGGACAGCTGGGACCGCTACCAGGCGGCCCAGTGGCTCAACCTCCGCCGCTGGCTCGACGCCGATCCCGGCGACGAGCTGGCCCCCGAGATGCGGGAGGAGCTGACCACCGGCCCCGCCCGCTACACGCGGTACCAGCGCGAGTACCTCGGCTGGGGCGTCTTCGCGCTGATGCGCCGCTGA
- the zwf gene encoding glucose-6-phosphate dehydrogenase, with amino-acid sequence MSGVPGANPLRDPQDRRLPRIAGPSGLVIFGVTGDLSRKKLMPAVYDLANRGLLPPGFSLIGFARRDWEDEDFAQVVHDAVKEHSRTPFREEVWQQLSQGMRFVPGNFDDDEAFETLKETIDELNKAQGTGGNFAFYLSVPPKFFPKVVEQLKKHGLAEQTEGAWRRAVIEKPFGHDLESAQELNQLVHDVFPPNEVFRIDHYLGKETVQNILALRFANTMFEPIWNRSYVDHIQITMAEDIGIGGRAGYYDGIGAARDVIQNHLLQLLALTAMEEPGSFHPKALVAEKLKVLTAVELPEDLGKHTVRGQYSHAWQGGEEVLGYLEEDGIDPKSTTDTFAAIKLTVNNRRWAGVPFYLRTGKRLGRRVTEIAVVFKRAPYLPFESGATEELGGNALVIRVQPDEGVTVRFGSKVPGTSMEVRDVTMDFAYGESFTESSPEAYERLILDVLLGDANLFPRHQEVELSWNILDPIEEYWDKHGKPAQYPAGTWGPAEADEMLARDGRSWRRP; translated from the coding sequence TTGTCTGGTGTTCCCGGAGCAAACCCGCTTCGTGACCCCCAGGACCGACGGCTCCCGCGCATCGCGGGGCCGTCGGGCCTGGTCATCTTCGGTGTCACGGGCGATTTGTCCAGAAAAAAGCTCATGCCCGCCGTTTACGACCTGGCCAACCGCGGCCTGCTGCCGCCGGGCTTCTCGCTCATCGGCTTCGCGCGCCGCGACTGGGAGGACGAGGACTTCGCCCAGGTCGTCCACGACGCCGTCAAGGAGCACTCCCGCACCCCCTTCCGCGAGGAGGTCTGGCAGCAGCTGAGCCAGGGCATGCGGTTCGTGCCCGGCAACTTCGACGACGACGAGGCGTTCGAGACTCTCAAGGAGACGATCGACGAACTCAACAAGGCGCAGGGCACCGGAGGCAACTTCGCCTTCTACCTGTCCGTGCCGCCGAAGTTCTTCCCCAAGGTCGTCGAGCAGCTCAAGAAGCACGGTCTCGCGGAGCAGACGGAGGGCGCCTGGCGCCGCGCCGTCATCGAGAAGCCGTTCGGGCACGACCTGGAGAGCGCGCAGGAGCTGAACCAGCTCGTGCACGACGTCTTCCCGCCCAACGAGGTCTTCCGCATCGACCACTACCTGGGCAAGGAGACCGTCCAGAACATCCTGGCACTGCGTTTCGCCAACACGATGTTCGAGCCGATCTGGAACCGGTCGTACGTCGACCACATCCAGATCACGATGGCCGAGGACATCGGCATCGGTGGCCGGGCCGGTTACTACGACGGCATCGGCGCTGCCCGTGACGTCATCCAGAACCACCTGCTCCAGCTGCTGGCCCTCACCGCGATGGAGGAGCCCGGCTCCTTCCACCCGAAGGCGCTGGTCGCGGAGAAGCTCAAGGTGCTCACCGCCGTCGAGCTGCCCGAGGACCTGGGCAAGCACACCGTGCGCGGCCAGTACAGCCACGCCTGGCAGGGCGGCGAGGAAGTCCTCGGCTACCTCGAAGAGGACGGCATCGACCCCAAGTCGACGACCGACACCTTCGCGGCGATCAAGCTGACGGTCAACAACCGCCGCTGGGCGGGCGTCCCGTTCTACCTCCGCACCGGTAAGCGCCTCGGCCGCCGCGTCACGGAGATCGCGGTCGTCTTCAAGCGCGCTCCGTACCTCCCCTTCGAGTCCGGCGCGACGGAGGAGCTGGGCGGCAACGCCCTGGTCATCCGCGTCCAGCCGGACGAGGGTGTCACCGTGCGGTTCGGCTCGAAGGTGCCGGGAACCTCCATGGAGGTCCGGGACGTCACGATGGACTTCGCCTACGGCGAGTCCTTCACCGAGTCCAGCCCGGAGGCGTACGAGCGGCTCATCCTCGATGTGCTGCTCGGTGACGCCAACCTCTTCCCCCGCCACCAGGAGGTCGAGCTCTCCTGGAACATCCTCGACCCGATCGAGGAGTACTGGGACAAGCACGGCAAGCCCGCGCAGTACCCGGCCGGCACCTGGGGTCCGGCCGAGGCGGACGAGATGCTCGCACGCGACGGACGGAGCTGGCGCCGGCCATGA
- a CDS encoding COX15/CtaA family protein has protein sequence MVRVPKLTRAEVAQAARNPLQYIAERWTPDPRTVRRAAMSAVVMAVIIVATGGAVRLTGSGLGCPTWPKCTEDSLTTTSAMGFHGVIEFGNRMLTYVLCAAVGWAIVAARALKPRRRALTRLGWAQFWVVMGNAVLGGFVVLVGLNPYSVAAHFLLSAALITVAVVLYQRVGEGDEAPKPLVGKAVSQLTWILVVAAGLLVAVGTVVTGAGRHAGDSSDVHRIPLDWKLISQLHADLAWVVVALTLALWFVLKAVDAPPGPRRRAAELFLVLMGQGVIGYVQYFLDTPEILVGLHMVGACLVWIWVLRVLLSQRERPAAVADAPLPRSGEALTHA, from the coding sequence ATGGTGCGCGTGCCCAAGCTGACCCGAGCCGAAGTCGCTCAAGCCGCGCGGAACCCGCTCCAGTACATCGCCGAACGGTGGACTCCGGACCCCCGGACCGTCCGCCGGGCCGCGATGTCCGCCGTCGTGATGGCGGTGATCATCGTCGCCACCGGTGGCGCGGTGCGGCTGACCGGTTCCGGTCTCGGCTGCCCCACCTGGCCCAAGTGCACCGAGGACAGCCTCACCACGACGAGCGCCATGGGCTTCCACGGCGTCATCGAGTTCGGCAACCGGATGCTGACGTACGTGCTCTGCGCGGCCGTCGGCTGGGCGATCGTCGCGGCGCGGGCGCTCAAGCCCCGGCGACGTGCCCTCACCCGGCTCGGCTGGGCCCAGTTCTGGGTGGTCATGGGCAACGCCGTGCTCGGCGGCTTCGTGGTGCTGGTCGGCCTCAACCCGTACAGCGTCGCCGCGCACTTCCTGCTCTCCGCCGCCCTGATCACCGTCGCCGTGGTGCTGTACCAGCGGGTCGGCGAAGGCGACGAGGCCCCGAAGCCGCTGGTCGGCAAGGCCGTCTCACAGCTGACCTGGATCCTCGTGGTGGCCGCGGGACTGCTGGTCGCCGTCGGCACCGTGGTGACCGGCGCGGGCCGGCACGCGGGCGACTCCAGTGACGTGCACCGCATCCCGCTCGACTGGAAGCTGATCAGCCAGCTCCACGCGGACCTGGCCTGGGTCGTGGTGGCGCTGACGCTGGCGCTCTGGTTCGTGCTGAAGGCCGTGGACGCCCCGCCCGGACCGCGCCGCCGCGCCGCCGAGCTGTTCCTCGTCCTGATGGGCCAGGGCGTCATCGGGTACGTCCAGTACTTCCTGGACACCCCGGAGATCCTGGTGGGCCTGCACATGGTGGGCGCCTGCCTGGTGTGGATCTGGGTCCTGCGGGTCCTGCTCTCCCAGCGCGAGCGCCCGGCGGCCGTCGCCGACGCTCCTCTCCCCCGGTCCGGCGAGGCGCTGACGCACGCCTGA
- the tal gene encoding transaldolase, translating to MTDALKRLSDEGVAIWLDDLSRKRITSGNLAELIDQSHVVGVTTNPSIFQKAISSGDGYEQQLTDLASRKVTVEEAIRMITTADVRDAADILRPVFDATDGQDGRVSIEVDPRLAHHTVPTVAEAKQLAWLVDRPNTLIKIPATKAGLPAITEVIAKGISVNVTLIFSLERYREVVDAYITGLEQAKAAGLDLSKIHSVASFFVSRVDAEIDKRLDAVGSDEAKAAKGKSALANARLAYEAYEEIFSSDRWAALDKAQANKQRPLWASTGVKDPSLKDTLYVDDLVAPNTVNTMPEATLEAVADHGEITGNTVAGGYDQARADLDAIKKLGVSYDEVVALLESEGVEKFEAAWNDLLKSTEAELARLAPSEG from the coding sequence ATGACAGACGCACTGAAGCGCCTTTCCGACGAAGGCGTCGCGATCTGGCTCGACGACCTGTCCCGCAAGCGCATCACGTCCGGCAACCTCGCCGAGCTGATCGACCAGAGCCACGTCGTCGGTGTCACCACCAACCCGTCGATCTTCCAGAAGGCGATCTCCTCGGGCGACGGTTACGAGCAGCAGCTCACCGACCTCGCGTCCCGCAAGGTCACCGTCGAGGAAGCCATCCGCATGATCACGACGGCGGACGTCCGTGACGCCGCCGACATCCTGCGTCCGGTGTTCGACGCCACCGACGGCCAGGACGGCCGGGTCTCCATCGAGGTCGACCCGCGTCTGGCCCACCACACCGTGCCGACCGTCGCCGAGGCCAAGCAGCTGGCCTGGCTGGTGGACCGGCCGAACACCCTCATCAAGATCCCGGCGACGAAGGCCGGTCTGCCGGCGATCACCGAGGTCATCGCGAAGGGCATCAGCGTCAACGTGACGCTGATCTTCTCACTGGAGCGCTACCGCGAGGTCGTGGACGCCTACATCACCGGTCTGGAGCAGGCGAAGGCCGCGGGCCTGGACCTGTCGAAGATCCACTCGGTCGCCTCCTTCTTCGTGTCCCGCGTGGACGCCGAGATCGACAAGCGTCTGGACGCCGTCGGCAGCGACGAGGCCAAGGCCGCCAAGGGCAAGTCCGCCCTGGCCAACGCCCGTCTGGCGTACGAGGCGTACGAGGAGATCTTCTCTTCCGACCGCTGGGCCGCCCTGGACAAGGCGCAGGCCAACAAGCAGCGCCCGCTGTGGGCCTCGACCGGCGTCAAGGACCCGTCCCTCAAGGACACCCTGTACGTCGACGACCTCGTCGCCCCGAACACGGTCAACACCATGCCGGAGGCGACCCTGGAGGCCGTGGCCGACCACGGTGAGATCACCGGCAACACGGTCGCCGGCGGTTACGACCAGGCGCGTGCCGACCTCGACGCCATCAAGAAGCTCGGCGTGAGCTACGACGAGGTCGTGGCGCTGCTGGAGTCCGAGGGTGTCGAGAAGTTCGAGGCCGCCTGGAACGACCTGCTCAAGTCGACCGAGGCGGAGCTCGCGCGCCTCGCTCCTTCGGAGGGCTGA